One uncultured Draconibacterium sp. genomic window, TAAAACACAGTTATATTAAGCTATTTTGTTAATTAAATGAAGGTTATTGAAACGGGATTGCCCGGGTTACTTGTAATAGAACCCCGGGTTTTTGAAGACGACAGAGGTTATTTTTTTGAAACATACCAAAATCAAAGGTATCAGGAAGCCGGTATTGTTAATCCATTTATTCAGGACAATGAATCGAAATCGGTGGTAGGAGTAGTACGTGGATTGCATTATCAGTTGGGTGAATTTTCGCAGGCCAAGCTGGTAAGGGTTGTTTTAGGAAAAGTATTCGATGTTGCAGTTGATTTACGGAAAGGATCGCCCACTTTTGGAAAATGGTTTGGCCTCGAATTGGATGAGTATAATAAAAAACAGTTATATGTTCCCCGTGGATTTGCTCATGGCTTTTCGGTATTGAGCGAAACCGCTATTTTTGCCTACAAATGCGATAACGTTTATCATCGCGAAGCTGAACGTTCTATAAATCCGTTCGATCCAAAGCTAGGAATCGACTGGAAATTAAATGGTAAGCAGCAAATTGTTTCGGAGAAAGATAAAAATGCTCCGCTATTTGATGGGGCTGAGATGAATTTTAACTTTTAGAATGAAAATACTGGTAACCGGTGCCTACGGTCAATTGGGAAATGAAATAAATGAATTAAAGGTAAATTATCCTGACTGGAATTTTATTTTTACCGATGTTGATTCATTGGATATTACCGACGAAAGTGCCGTTGAAAAAAGTTTTGTGCAAAATAATTTCGATTTTGCAATTAATTGTGCTGCTTATACTGCTGTTGACAAAGCTGAAACAGACGGAGAAACCGCCGCTAAAGTGAATACGCTGGCACCCGAATTAATGGGACGATATTCAGCACAGTTTAATACAAAATTAATTCAGGTATCTACCGATTATGTTTTTGCCGGCAATTCATATCTTCCTTATTCTGAGGATCACCCGGTAAATCCTCAGGGAGTTTACGGAAAAACAAAATTGGAAGGCGAAATCCGTTGTATTCATGAAAATCCGCAAGCCATAATAATTCGAACATCGTGGTTGTATTCAAGCTTTGGGAATAATTTTGTTAAAACCATGTTGCGTCTGGCAAAAGAACGAGGTGAGCTCGGAGTGGTTTTCGATCAGGTAGGTACACCAACTTATGCTGCTGATTTGGCTGCTTCAATTCTAAAAATCATTGAAAATTCAGTAAAAGATTCGAGTAATTTTGTTCCCGGAATATACCATTACTCAAACGAAGGAGTGGCAAGTTGGTACGATTTTGCAAAAGCAATTTTTGAAATCTCGGGTGTAACTTGCAAAGTAAATCCTGTTTTATCCGATCAATTTCCAACACCTGCCAAACGTCCGCATTTTAGTGTTTTGAATAAATCAAAAATTCGAAATACATTTGGTATTGAAATTCCTTACTGGAAAGAGAGTTTAAAAATTTGTTTAGATAGATTAGAAAAATAATAAAAGATGGAAAATCAAGAATTACAAGAAGTAAGGGCGAAAGCACAAGAGTGGCTTTCCGAAACTTACGATGAACAAACAAGAGCGCAGGTTCAGGCACTTTTGGATAACGAAGATACTACAGAGTTGGTTGACTCTTTTTACCGAAGTTTGGAATTTGGTACCGGTGGTTTACGCGGAATTATGGGCGTAGGAACCAACCGAATGAATATATATACCGTGGGTGCAGCTACCCAGGGTTTAAGTAATTATTTAAAAAAGAACTTTGCCGATCTTGATGAGATCAAGGTTGCCATTGGTTACGACTGTCGTAACAACAGCCGTTTGTTTTCCGATACCAGTGCTAAAATTTTTGCCGCAAACGGAATTAAAGCCTATATTTTCGACGATCTTCGTCCAACGCCCGAGCTCTCTTATGCCATTCGCGAATTGGGCTGCCAGAGTGGTATTATTCTAACTGCCTCGCACAATCCTAAAGAGTACAACGGTTACAAAGCTTATTGGGAAGACGGATCTCAAATTGTGGGACCACACGATGTGAATATCGTAAACGAGGTGGCTAAAATTAAACCGGAAGACATTAAGTTTGACGGGCCGGATGAGTTGATTGAAATTTTAGGCGAAGAAATGGACAACAAATTTTTAGCCGAGGTTAAAAAAGTTTCTATTTCTCCCGATGTGGTTGAACGTCACAAAGACATTAAAATAGTTTATACGCCAATTCACGGAACAGGTGTGAAATTAATTCCTGCTGCATTACGCGAATTTGGTTTTACAAACATTATTAATATTCCTGAGCAGGATGTGGTTAGCGGCGATTTTCCAACCGTTGTTTCTCCAAACCCGGAAGAAACTGCTGCAATGGAAATGGCAACTAAAAAAGCTGCCGAAATTGATGCCGATGTTGTTATGGCTTCCGATCCCGATGCCGACAGAATTGGGGTAGCAGTAAAAAATGACAAAGGCGAATATGTAATTGTAAACGGTAATCAAACTGCTTTGCTGTTTATTTATTACATCATTGTAAAAATGAAGGAAGCTGGCAAATTGAAAGGCAACGAGTTTATCGTAAAAACCATCGTTTCAACTGAAATGATTGCTGAAATTGCCCGTAAAAACGACATCGAGTTTTTTGATGTATACACCGGATTTAAATTTATCGCCGAAATCATTCGTGATTTGGAAGGCCAGAAAAAATACATCGGTGGTGGTGAAGAAAGTTTTGGTTTTATGCCATCTGATTTTGTTCGCGATAAAGACGCCGTTTCGTCGTGTGCTTTAATGGCTGAAATTGCTGCCTGGGCCATCGACCAGGGAAAATCATTGTACCAGCTATTACAGGATATTTATCTGGAGTACGGTTTCTCGCGCGAAAAAATGAAATACGTTGTTCGTAAAGGAAAAACCGGTGCCGAAGAAATTCAGCAAATTATGGCAGATTTCCGCCAGACTCCTCCAAGCGAATTAGGTGGCTCAAAAATGGAATGGGTAAAAGATTACTCTACATTAATTGCTAAAAACCTGATTACCGGCGAAGAGAAAAAAATCGACCAGAAAATAACTTCAAATGTGCTTCAGTTTTTTACGCAGGACGGAACAAAAATTTCTGTTCGTCCATCGGGAACTGAACCAAAAATTAAATTCTATTTTGAAGTGGCAGGCGAGCTAAAATCGCGTGACGATTTTGATGCAGCAGAGCAAAAAGCTGATGCTAAAATCGATGCCATTATGGAAGAACTTGGACTTTAATTGTAAAACCTAAATCAATAAAAAGATGAAAATCAAATTTTTAACCTTTGCACTGCTTTTTGTTGCAGTGTTTGCTTTTGCACAAGAAGAAGAATCGGTACAAATGGTACCTGGAATGACAGAAATCTGGGATCCTGAAGTGGCCATTATTACTCCCGGAGAAAAACCAAGTGACGCCCCGAGTGATGCTATTGTATTGTTTGATGGCGTTGATATTAACCGCGAATGGACCAACCAGGATGGCGGTCCGGTTGAGTGGGAAGTTGCAGATGGCTGTGTTACTGTAAAAAGAGGAACGGGTATTATTAAAACAAAACGCGTTTTTGAAGATTTCCAGTTGCACATTGAGTGGAGATCTCCCGCCGAAGTGATTGGTGAAAGCCAGGGACGCGGAAACAGTGGCGTTTTTCTGCAGGGACGTTACGAAGTGCAGGTGTTGGATAATTACAACAACCGGACTTACCGAAATGGTCAGGCAGGAAGTTTGTACAAACAATATCCGCCGCTTGTGAATGCTTGTAAAGGTCCGGGCGAGTGGCAAGTGTACGATATTATTTATACTGCACCTCGTTTTAACGACGACGGCATTACTTTCTTTACTCCACCAACAGTTACTGTGTTGCACAATGGAGTTTTGGTGCAAAACCATTCAAAATTACGTGGCCCTACAGAATACATTGGTATTCCTGAGTACACCGTAAAAAAACATGGTCCCGACGGAATTCAGTTGCAAGACCACGGCAATCCTGTGAGTTACCGTAACATTTGGATTCGCGAATTGTAATCAATAAAAATTTGCATACATTTAAGGCCTGAAGAATTTCTTCAGGCCTTTTTTATTAAACTAACATGAACCTAAAACTGTATTTCGTCTTTCTGGCGTTATTTGTTTATGCATTAAACGGAAACGCACAATACTCCAACTTTTCATCAAAATTGCCACTTGTCTATTTAAATACCGGTGGAGAAGAAATCCGGGATGAACCCAAAATCCAGGCTGAAATGGGAATTATCTGGAACGGTACCGGAGAACTAAATCAAACTTCAAGCAAATTCAATCATTTTCAGGGAAATATTGGAATAGAAATACGTGGATCATCGTCACAAATGTTTCCTAAAAAATCGTACGGTTTCGAGTTGCACGATGAAAACGGGGAAGACATGGATTTCCCATTGTTAGAGATGCCCGAAGAAGAAGACTGGATTTTATATGCACCATATTCCGATAAATCGCTAATTCGAAATGTTTTAACCTTTACTCTTGCTGAAAAATTAGGGGCTTATTCGCCACGTTGTCGTTTGGTTGAGCTGTTTATAAACGATAAATACGAAGGCATTTATGTGTTAATGGAAAAAATAAAGCGCGATAAAAACCGGGTTGATATAGCCAAATTAAAACCGGAAGATTTGGCCGGTGAAGAGTTAACCGGTGGTTACATCGTAAAAATTGATAAAACCACCGGGAGTGGCGGAAGTGGCTGGCAATCGGATTATGTGAACAAAATGCAGCGACGTACTTTTTATCAGTACGAATATCCGGCAGCAGATGAAATACACCAGACACAAGCTGATTACATCAGAAATTACATCAGCGATTTTGAAGAGGCGGTTTACAAGCACGAATTTGATTTGGAGAATGGATATCAGCAATATATTGATATTAACTCCTTTATCGATTACATGATCATCAACGAACTTTCGAAAAATATTGACGGTTACCGGCTGAGTACGTTTATGTATAAAGACAAAAATGAAAAACTAAACATTGGGCCTGTTTGGGACTTTAACCTGGCGTATGGAAATGCCAATTATGGGAATGCCTGGGAAACTTTTGGCCTTGAAATTTATGTTGATCTGGGCGATGACCAGTGGCAGAACCCGTTTTGGTGGAGCGTATTTATGGGCGACCGCAACTTTACAAAAGCCCTGCGTTGCCGTTGGGATGACGTCTATTTCGATGTTTTAGCTACTGAGCAGGTAATAAATACCATTGACAGTCTTGTTGTATTGCTGGATGAACCATCGGAACGAAATTTTGCACGTTGGCCGGTTTTAGGCGAATGGATTTGGCCAAATTATTATGTGGCGCCTGATTATTCTTCAGAAATTACATGGCTGAAAAACTGGATTTATGAACGGATGCGATACCTGAATTTATCCATTCCGGGCGATTGTGATTCTGATCCTACACAGCCTTTGGATTTTGCATTGTCGACTTTTCCAAATCCTTTTACCCACAAGTTGACCATTCAGGTTACCAGCGATAAAAATTTGTCTTTGGGCATTCAGTTGTTTTCGGTTAACGGTAACCGGGTACACGAGCAACGTACCCCGGTAAGCGAAGGATTAACAACAATTGAAATCAATACTGCATCGCTCCAGCGCGGGCTGTACATTTATCGGGTGTTAAAGGGTGAGGTAGAAGTTGAGGTTGGCAAAGTGGTTAAAATGTAGTTATAAGGATTCAAAATCTTCCGAAAAAAGCAGTATAGGGATTGTATCGTACAATTGCGCATAATCAACAGAACCGCTGCCGGCAAACCGGTACGAAACACCTTTTATCGAACCATTTGAGTTTTGGTACGAGGTTTTGTATATTTCTTCACCATTCAGAAAAACAGAAACCATTTTATTTTTGAATACCATTTTTACATCATTCCAATGGTTTAAATCTGTTCCAAAAACTGAAAGGTCGTTGTTTTTACCCGAGGTATATTCATCACCGAATTTCAAGTATAAGCTGCCAATACAGCCCGGATCGCAAAATTGCAGAAAGTGTCGTCCGAATTCGCCAAAAATTGAAATTTCACAAAACTGGCAGGTACGGCCTCCTTCATCCAGGCTGTTTTTTATTCGGGTTTCGAATGTGAAATTATCGCTGTCGCCATTAAAATCGTCGTTTACATAGTAAAACGAAGTAAAGTGGTTGTTGTCTGCCAGGTCAACATTGTTGTTTTTTACCGTTTCAGGAGAAATGTACAAACGCCCTTCTGAATTTTCATTGCCCTGAACATAAATCGGGATTAAATCGTTCATCGGATTATGGATAAGTTGCAACCAGCCGGAAGTGGTAATGTAAACCGGAATTTCTTTAACCAGCTGATCGTTTATGAGTAGTTTTGCACGATGATAACCCGGGAAATAATACACCGAAGTAGAATATTTTTCGCCTTTTTTTATTTCTGCCCTGCGCCGCATATCCCACGATTGCTGAATAAATGCACTGTCGATGTCGTACATCGAAATGTCATAGTCAAATATTACCGTGTTTGGCACACCCTCGCTTACATTTTTTCGGCTCGAAAACCGGGCTTCGGAGTAACTCTGCGCCGTTTCACTATTTAAAATCAGAATTACAATAAGCAATGCAACCGCTCCGAAAATGGGTAAAAACACAAACTTTCTATTCAGTTTAAGTTCCTTTTTTAATCGTTTTGTACCAACTTCCTTCTCTTCCAAAAGCGGATTTTGTAATTTAAAATCGTACCAGTCTTTGTAATCTATTAGTTGAGCCAGCGCGTTTAGGGTGTTTTTTTGAGGAATATGCTGAAATTGTCTTTTCGAGATCCGTTTTAATGTGGAAACACTCAAACTAATCCCGGATTTCTCTTCAATCTGATTACTCAGATTTTCAAAGTCGCGTTGTTGCCAATATTCCGGATTTTTTAATTGCAACTGGGACGAGATTTGTTCGAGAATAATTCTGATGTACTCTTTTTCCTGACCGGTTTCGTTTTGCATGGTTTTTATTTTCTGAACCATAAAAATAATAAGATCAACCGAAATTTACAGCCTGAATTCATTTTGACTTCATTTTGACCGCGTTTTGATCGCTGATATTCAGCAATATTACGGAAATTTGAAGGAGAAAATCAAAAATCAAAGAATCATGAAAACAATATTCTTACTGTTTTTTTGCGGCTTTAGTATATCTGTTTGGGCTCAATCAACCACTAATTTGTCAGGTA contains:
- a CDS encoding phospho-sugar mutase: MENQELQEVRAKAQEWLSETYDEQTRAQVQALLDNEDTTELVDSFYRSLEFGTGGLRGIMGVGTNRMNIYTVGAATQGLSNYLKKNFADLDEIKVAIGYDCRNNSRLFSDTSAKIFAANGIKAYIFDDLRPTPELSYAIRELGCQSGIILTASHNPKEYNGYKAYWEDGSQIVGPHDVNIVNEVAKIKPEDIKFDGPDELIEILGEEMDNKFLAEVKKVSISPDVVERHKDIKIVYTPIHGTGVKLIPAALREFGFTNIINIPEQDVVSGDFPTVVSPNPEETAAMEMATKKAAEIDADVVMASDPDADRIGVAVKNDKGEYVIVNGNQTALLFIYYIIVKMKEAGKLKGNEFIVKTIVSTEMIAEIARKNDIEFFDVYTGFKFIAEIIRDLEGQKKYIGGGEESFGFMPSDFVRDKDAVSSCALMAEIAAWAIDQGKSLYQLLQDIYLEYGFSREKMKYVVRKGKTGAEEIQQIMADFRQTPPSELGGSKMEWVKDYSTLIAKNLITGEEKKIDQKITSNVLQFFTQDGTKISVRPSGTEPKIKFYFEVAGELKSRDDFDAAEQKADAKIDAIMEELGL
- a CDS encoding CotH kinase family protein; this encodes MNLKLYFVFLALFVYALNGNAQYSNFSSKLPLVYLNTGGEEIRDEPKIQAEMGIIWNGTGELNQTSSKFNHFQGNIGIEIRGSSSQMFPKKSYGFELHDENGEDMDFPLLEMPEEEDWILYAPYSDKSLIRNVLTFTLAEKLGAYSPRCRLVELFINDKYEGIYVLMEKIKRDKNRVDIAKLKPEDLAGEELTGGYIVKIDKTTGSGGSGWQSDYVNKMQRRTFYQYEYPAADEIHQTQADYIRNYISDFEEAVYKHEFDLENGYQQYIDINSFIDYMIINELSKNIDGYRLSTFMYKDKNEKLNIGPVWDFNLAYGNANYGNAWETFGLEIYVDLGDDQWQNPFWWSVFMGDRNFTKALRCRWDDVYFDVLATEQVINTIDSLVVLLDEPSERNFARWPVLGEWIWPNYYVAPDYSSEITWLKNWIYERMRYLNLSIPGDCDSDPTQPLDFALSTFPNPFTHKLTIQVTSDKNLSLGIQLFSVNGNRVHEQRTPVSEGLTTIEINTASLQRGLYIYRVLKGEVEVEVGKVVKM
- the rfbD gene encoding dTDP-4-dehydrorhamnose reductase encodes the protein MKILVTGAYGQLGNEINELKVNYPDWNFIFTDVDSLDITDESAVEKSFVQNNFDFAINCAAYTAVDKAETDGETAAKVNTLAPELMGRYSAQFNTKLIQVSTDYVFAGNSYLPYSEDHPVNPQGVYGKTKLEGEIRCIHENPQAIIIRTSWLYSSFGNNFVKTMLRLAKERGELGVVFDQVGTPTYAADLAASILKIIENSVKDSSNFVPGIYHYSNEGVASWYDFAKAIFEISGVTCKVNPVLSDQFPTPAKRPHFSVLNKSKIRNTFGIEIPYWKESLKICLDRLEK
- a CDS encoding DUF1080 domain-containing protein, yielding MKIKFLTFALLFVAVFAFAQEEESVQMVPGMTEIWDPEVAIITPGEKPSDAPSDAIVLFDGVDINREWTNQDGGPVEWEVADGCVTVKRGTGIIKTKRVFEDFQLHIEWRSPAEVIGESQGRGNSGVFLQGRYEVQVLDNYNNRTYRNGQAGSLYKQYPPLVNACKGPGEWQVYDIIYTAPRFNDDGITFFTPPTVTVLHNGVLVQNHSKLRGPTEYIGIPEYTVKKHGPDGIQLQDHGNPVSYRNIWIREL
- the rfbC gene encoding dTDP-4-dehydrorhamnose 3,5-epimerase, yielding MKVIETGLPGLLVIEPRVFEDDRGYFFETYQNQRYQEAGIVNPFIQDNESKSVVGVVRGLHYQLGEFSQAKLVRVVLGKVFDVAVDLRKGSPTFGKWFGLELDEYNKKQLYVPRGFAHGFSVLSETAIFAYKCDNVYHREAERSINPFDPKLGIDWKLNGKQQIVSEKDKNAPLFDGAEMNFNF